TTAAGAGAGTTTGTAAAGAAATTTTATTTGAGGTAGAATTGTATTTAATTCTCCTCTATCCAGCCTCCGCCGATCAGTTTTTTATCATCATAAAAAACGGCTGCTTGTCCCGTTGCTACTCCAAACACACTCTCCTTTAGAGTAACGTAAGCTTTGTTCTCTTTTACTTTAACATGACAAGGAACAGCTCTGGTTCTATATCTCAATTTTACTGTAGTATCAAACTCTTTTTCATCGGTATAGAGATTTAAATTGTTCAGCACTACGCTACTGCAGGCCAGATCCTCTTTTTTACCGACAACAATCCGGTTTTTTTCAGCATCTATACTCAAAACATAGTGAGGATCATGAGCGCCTCTGACCGTAAACCCTTTTCTCTTTCCGATCGTATAGTGCATATAGCCCTTATGCTCGCCGACCACGTTTCCATCCTTATCAAGGACTTCACCCATTTTATCTACCTCTACATAATCTTTTAACAGATCAGTATATGTAGTATCAACAAAGCATATCTCAGAAGATTCGCCTTGGGATGCGAATGATTCAAGCCCTTCTATCGATGCTGCTAGCTTTTTTATATCACTCTTTTTTCTCTCTCCGAGCGGAAAGAGCAGTCTTGGCAAAATTGTTCTATCTACATAAAACAGAAAATAGCTTTGATCTTTTGTATCATCATCCGCTTCATAGAAATATTTTCCATCCGTTTTTATATAGTGCCCCGTAGCTATATAATCAGCTCCTATCTTGTCCGCAAACTTTACCATCTCGCCAAATTTCAGACTTCTGTTGCATAGTGCGCATGGGTTTGGTGTTTTTCCCTCAGCGTAGGTATCTATAAAAGGTTGAAAAACCTCTCTGTTAAAAGTATCTTGCAGATCTAGAACATGCAGTTTTATACCGACAAAGTCAGCAGCTTTTTGTGCTCTTGCCTGATTGATCTCATGATAACCGGGCTTAGAGTGGAGTTTCATATAAAGCCCCTCGACATCATATCCCTGCTCTTTTAGAAGCAGTGCCGAAACGGTAGAATCAACGCCGCCGCTCATTCCGACAAGAACTTTTTTTACTAAGTTTTCCTTTTTCATACTTTAATATCTCTGTCTGCAGAAAACTCTTTTAACATCTTAGAGTATTGTGTATCTTCAAGCCCTGAATCTCTAAGAAAATTGATCTGCTCGACTATTGAGGCCTGAAGCTCATCAACGACATGCTGCAGATCATCTGTAAGTCTTATCTGCTTAAAATCTTCCTCGCTAATCATTGCGTTTTTTAAAACTTTTTTTTCAATAAAATCAAGCAGCGGTTTATAATACTCAACTCCGATTACAAAAACCTTTACGCCTGTTATCTTTTTGGTCTGGATAAGTGTTAATGCTTCAAACAGCTCATCCAATGTTCCATATCCGCCAGGAAATATCACGTAGCCGATAGAGTATTTAACCAACATCACTTTTCTGGAAAAAAAATAGTCAAAGCTCAGATCAGTAGTAGTGTACTTGTTTGGAACCTGCTCAAAAGGAAGGTCAATGTTAAGACCTATAGACTCAACATCTTTGTGTTGAAATGCCCCCCTGTTAGCAGCTTCCATAACTCCGGGACCGCCGCCCGTCATTATATTGAAGCCTCTTTCTGCCAACATAGAAGATAGCTCCTCGGCTTTTTTATAATACTTGTTTTTGCTATCAACCCTTGAGCCTCCAAACATTGTGACTGTCGGTCCAAGCTCCCCTAGCTCATCAAACCCCTTTACAAAGTCGGCAACGATCTTAAAAACACTCCAGACATCAGCTGATTTAATCTCTTTAATATATTTTTTTGTTAAATCATCTTTTTTTGTACGCATATACACTACTTTCTATTTTTCTACGATTTTAATTGATTTAATCTCTCTCTTTTTGTTCCGATCGTAGTGATCTGAACTCCAAAGTTTCCATCTACTATTACCACTTCACCCTCAGCTATCACATGATCATCTACCAATATTTCCAGTGGATCATTAGCAAGCTGATTAAGTTCTATAACAGATCCAATATCCATATTTAAAACATCTTTTAAGAGCATCTTTTTCTTGCCTATTCTAACTTTGACAGGAAGTTTAACATCCATAATAAGAGATATATTGTTCATCTCTTCACTGTTTAAAGAAACTGAGGGCATTGAATTTTGAGAGCTGTTTGAGTCCGATTTTATTTCGCTGTTTGATGGTTTGCTTGTTTTAAATACCGCACTTTGCAAATTTTCATCCATAATAAACATAAAAAGAGATTTAAGACTCTCTATATTAAAGTGGTATACAAACATCTTGCTGTAGTTCTCTAAAGAGACCTCTTTGTTCTCTCCGATATAGTCGATTTTATCAATACTGAAAGAGAGAGCGGGGAGCTCTTTTTGAGCTGAGAGCGTATTTGATATTGCTCCAAATATATTAGAGACTATCTCTTTTGCCGCATCAAGATCATCTTCGCCTAC
This genomic interval from Sulfurimonas crateris contains the following:
- a CDS encoding TIGR00730 family Rossman fold protein yields the protein MRTKKDDLTKKYIKEIKSADVWSVFKIVADFVKGFDELGELGPTVTMFGGSRVDSKNKYYKKAEELSSMLAERGFNIMTGGGPGVMEAANRGAFQHKDVESIGLNIDLPFEQVPNKYTTTDLSFDYFFSRKVMLVKYSIGYVIFPGGYGTLDELFEALTLIQTKKITGVKVFVIGVEYYKPLLDFIEKKVLKNAMISEEDFKQIRLTDDLQHVVDELQASIVEQINFLRDSGLEDTQYSKMLKEFSADRDIKV
- the fliY gene encoding flagellar motor switch protein FliY; the encoded protein is MSDFMKLFEDETVATIEALIGQAPSLELKEEQELSIISNIIPPIVLLNISVSGDVDASAMVALTPNLVTSLSDMMMGEEASEREDVGEDDLDAAKEIVSNIFGAISNTLSAQKELPALSFSIDKIDYIGENKEVSLENYSKMFVYHFNIESLKSLFMFIMDENLQSAVFKTSKPSNSEIKSDSNSSQNSMPSVSLNSEEMNNISLIMDVKLPVKVRIGKKKMLLKDVLNMDIGSVIELNQLANDPLEILVDDHVIAEGEVVIVDGNFGVQITTIGTKRERLNQLKS
- the mnmA gene encoding tRNA 2-thiouridine(34) synthase MnmA yields the protein MKKENLVKKVLVGMSGGVDSTVSALLLKEQGYDVEGLYMKLHSKPGYHEINQARAQKAADFVGIKLHVLDLQDTFNREVFQPFIDTYAEGKTPNPCALCNRSLKFGEMVKFADKIGADYIATGHYIKTDGKYFYEADDDTKDQSYFLFYVDRTILPRLLFPLGERKKSDIKKLAASIEGLESFASQGESSEICFVDTTYTDLLKDYVEVDKMGEVLDKDGNVVGEHKGYMHYTIGKRKGFTVRGAHDPHYVLSIDAEKNRIVVGKKEDLACSSVVLNNLNLYTDEKEFDTTVKLRYRTRAVPCHVKVKENKAYVTLKESVFGVATGQAAVFYDDKKLIGGGWIEEN